The Cystobacter fuscus DSM 2262 genome includes a region encoding these proteins:
- a CDS encoding SLC13 family permease produces the protein MTIAIVLGTVLLALVLFSLEAIPIEVTSLSIVCLLALTGVLTPEQAFAGFSNDTVIFIFTLLAMTQGLASTGVVLLVGQRLSFFARFGHQTFVLAMMGAVAVFSSFVSNTVTTAAFLPVAIGAAHRARVPKSKVLLPMAYASMLGGMVLLYGTSTNLVVSAALPRLGLEPLGVTELTPVGLPLAVLGMLLVVFLGPVLLPAREGADSMEDWTVRDYLTEAMLPSDSAYLGKTLADITTGLGLRVIGIVRDGQSLPALPAYQLVGDERLIIEGKREDILRVKDLKGIELRPDVKLSDSELRPQDTILVEATVTPDSPLVGHSFKETHFLERYGLVALALHRRPVIQRLTKLQLLGRRVGGRSLSTLELSAGDVLLLWGARERVQELTEGAQLLVLGGVEYQPPRHAKALLAVVLFLGALLLGSLEVVPLSVAGLAGMLGMIATGCVDAGRAFRVDWRVVLLIGCMMALGVAMETSGAGRFLGEHAARLGAYGGARLVMLAMMVLTIVLSAPMSNQAAALVVLPVAVGAAVKLGVDPRPFAMGVTLAASCSFITPLEPSCVLVYGPGHYRFTDFFRLGTPLTAALLALLVVLVPMRWPFQGREGTPAAAARAPGPRGAGPEAPTAAPVREGAGLNR, from the coding sequence ATGACCATCGCCATCGTCCTGGGCACCGTGCTGCTGGCGCTCGTGTTGTTCTCCCTGGAGGCGATCCCCATCGAGGTGACGTCACTGTCCATCGTGTGCCTGCTGGCGCTCACGGGGGTGCTGACGCCCGAGCAGGCGTTCGCGGGCTTCAGCAACGACACCGTCATCTTCATCTTCACCCTGCTGGCGATGACGCAGGGGCTGGCGAGCACGGGGGTGGTGCTGCTGGTGGGGCAGCGGCTGTCCTTCTTCGCGCGCTTTGGCCACCAGACGTTCGTGCTGGCGATGATGGGGGCGGTGGCGGTGTTCTCCTCCTTCGTGTCCAACACGGTGACGACGGCGGCCTTCCTGCCGGTGGCCATCGGGGCGGCGCATCGCGCCAGGGTGCCCAAGAGCAAGGTGCTCTTGCCCATGGCGTATGCCTCCATGCTGGGGGGCATGGTGCTGCTCTATGGCACCTCCACCAACCTGGTGGTCTCCGCGGCGCTGCCCCGCCTGGGGCTCGAGCCGCTCGGGGTGACGGAGCTGACGCCCGTGGGCCTGCCGCTGGCGGTGCTCGGCATGCTGCTCGTGGTGTTCCTGGGGCCGGTGCTGCTGCCGGCGCGCGAGGGCGCGGACTCCATGGAGGACTGGACCGTGCGCGACTACCTCACCGAGGCGATGCTGCCCTCGGACTCCGCCTACCTGGGCAAGACCCTGGCGGACATCACCACGGGGCTCGGGCTGCGCGTCATCGGCATCGTGCGCGACGGCCAGTCCCTGCCGGCGCTCCCGGCGTACCAGCTCGTGGGCGACGAGCGGCTCATCATCGAGGGCAAGCGCGAGGACATCCTCCGGGTGAAGGACCTGAAGGGCATCGAGCTGCGGCCGGACGTGAAGCTGTCGGACTCGGAGCTGCGCCCCCAGGACACCATCCTGGTGGAGGCGACGGTGACCCCGGACAGTCCGCTCGTGGGCCACAGCTTCAAGGAGACGCACTTCCTCGAGCGCTACGGCCTGGTGGCGCTGGCGCTGCATCGCAGGCCCGTCATCCAGCGGCTCACCAAGTTGCAGCTGCTGGGCCGGCGCGTGGGCGGGCGCTCGTTGTCCACCCTGGAGCTGTCGGCGGGGGACGTGCTGTTGCTGTGGGGGGCACGCGAGCGGGTGCAGGAGCTGACGGAGGGTGCCCAACTGCTCGTGCTGGGGGGCGTGGAGTACCAGCCGCCCCGCCATGCCAAGGCCCTGCTGGCCGTGGTGCTGTTCCTCGGGGCGCTGCTGCTGGGCTCGCTCGAGGTGGTGCCGCTGTCGGTGGCGGGGCTCGCCGGGATGTTGGGGATGATCGCCACCGGGTGCGTGGACGCGGGCCGGGCCTTCCGGGTGGACTGGCGGGTGGTGCTGCTCATCGGCTGCATGATGGCGCTCGGCGTGGCCATGGAGACGAGCGGGGCGGGGCGCTTCCTCGGCGAACACGCGGCGCGGCTCGGGGCCTATGGGGGCGCGCGTCTGGTGATGCTCGCGATGATGGTGCTCACCATCGTGCTGTCGGCCCCCATGAGCAACCAGGCCGCGGCCCTGGTGGTGCTGCCGGTGGCCGTGGGCGCCGCGGTGAAGCTGGGGGTGGATCCCCGGCCCTTCGCCATGGGCGTGACGCTCGCGGCGAGCTGCTCCTTCATCACCCCGCTCGAGCCGAGCTGCGTGCTCGTGTACGGCCCCGGCCACTACCGCTTCACGGACTTCTTCCGGCTCGGCA